From the genome of Candidatus Chlorobium masyuteum:
CCGGTCTGCCAGAGGGCGAAACTGAGAACATCAGCCAGGGTTTCAAACTCCCGTGTTTTGGTATTACCCATGCCGTGACCGGCTTTGTCGTCGGCAAAAAAGAGTACCGGTTTGCCTGAACGTGTTGCCTTTTGCAGTCGTGCGGCAAACTTTCCCGGCTGCCATGCCGCTACTCTCGGGTCGTTCAGTCCGGTGGTGACAAGCGCCGCCGGGTAGGCGACACGCTTTTTGATGCTGAGATAGGGGTCCATCTCGATGAGAGCCATACACTCCCCCGGATTTTTGATGGTGCCGAACTCCGGCACGTTGACCGGGCCGTTGGGAGTCTCCTCTCCCCTCAGCGGGTTCAATGCACCGACCTGTGCAATCACGGCCGCAAAGAGATCAGGTCGCTCGGTCATGGCTTTTCCTACAAGAATTCCCCCTGCACTGGCTCCGTTGATGGCGATTTTTCCGGCGCCGGTATACCCTTCGGCTTTAAGATACTCTGCACAACTGATCAGGTCTTTCCATGAGTTTGATTTGGTGGTTTTCATGCCGTCGGTGTGCCACTGGTTGCCAAGCTCTCCGCCGCCTCTGACATGAGCAAAGGCAAGTACCCCTCCCCGTATGGTCCAGAGCAGCATATCAGGACTGAAAAAGGGGGTTATGGACCTGCCGTATGCACCGTATCCATAGATAAATGCCGGATTTTTTCCGTCTCGTGCAACCCCTTTGCGGTAGATCACAGAGAGCGGCACCCTGACGCCGTCGTGTGAGGGAACCATCAGCTCTTCAACTACAAGATCCCGGTACTCGGGGTACTCTACCGGAGAGGAGAGTGTCTCTTTGCGGAACTCATGTTTTACACTGTCGAAGCGGTAGCGGCTGCTGTTGTGACTCCATCCGGCAATGATCACCCAGAGATCGGGGAAGCGGAACCCTTTTGATGAGAGATGGATGGTACCCGTTTTGAAGGGAAGTTCCAGCTCCCCTGGCGCAGCACCCGGAGTAAACTCCTTGCGGAAAAGCCCGGCCTCGACACCGTGGCGTGAGTGTGTAAAGTAGATCGCATCACTGCAGAGGGCGAATGAGGTGAGCAGAGCGGTGGAGTCTTCGGGCACAACCGTTTCAGCATGCTGAATGTCGGGATTGCTCAGCGAAGTTTTCAGCACGGTGAACCGGGGGGCATTTTTGGGGGTGTAGAGGTAGATGTCGTTTTTGGTGACGGCAAAATCATGAATTTCATCCGAAGGCTGAAAGAGACTCTTCCAGCTGATTTTCTTTTTTGATAATTCGGAGACAGGGGCATAGTAGATGGTGAGCCGCCGTTCCACGCTTGAGACATTGGCAAAAAGGTAGCCGCTTTTGTCTTCATACTCAACAGCAGGGATCTCTTCGCTTTTGATATGCAGTTCCGGATTGAGCGTGCGTGATAATATCTCCCGGTCGTTGGAGGGGTTGCTCCCGATCCGGTGGAGCAGGGTTTTGCTGTCGCTCTGGGGATTCTGGCCGGATTGTGTAACCGGCCGCAGGCGATTATAGAGAAAGCCGCTGTTATCCGGCAGCCATGACGGAGAGGCAAACCTGCAGCGGTCGATTCTTTCGGGGTAGAGTTTTTTTGCGGCAACATCCATGATGAGGAGGATGCTGTTCTCGGAGCCGTCGGCCGAGACGGCAATGGCCACCTTTGAGCCGTCATTGGAGGGGTAGAGTGCGCTGATTACATACTCTTTTCCGCTTTTTGCAAAGTATTTCCGGGCATCAAAGAGCAGGCGCTCCTTTCCCTCAAACCGGTCGCGACAGTAGAGTCTGCCGGTTTCATCCTCCGGCCGCTCCTTAAGATAGAAGTAGCGGTCGTTGTCGGTAATGGTGAGGTTGTAGACTTTTGATGAACGACGGTTGTCGAACTCATGCATTTTTTCGACGAGCGAGCTCCTTCCGGGGATGCTTTGCAGTGTTTTCCGGGAGGTTTCCGACTGTACTCTGAACCACTTCTGCACCAGTGGATCGCCGGTATTTTCAAAGGAGCGGAAGGGGTCGGCAACTTTTATCCCGTAGTACTCCTCAACCAGATTCTGTTCGAGAGAGGAGAAAACATCCTCTTTCGGAGCTGCGGCTTCAAGAGAGGAGTTTGTAGCCGCGATGAACAGCAGCAGGGTTGCGAGGCGGATGAGCGAGCAGCGTAGTGTCATTATTGTCGTGCAGGTCTTAAAGTGGTTAAGCCGTCCACTCATCAACTGTTTCTGTTTTCACAGCTTCAGAGGCGTTATACTCAAAGAGAGCATTGAGCGGCCGGGATTAATTACGCCCGCAAAAGAGCGAGGCGGCAGTAAGGAAAGAATAGCCTTATCAATGAAAAAATACAAACCGCCTCAGCGGGAGTTTGCCTCCACAACCGCTCTGATTTTTTCAATTGCACTCTGCATGTCTTCGGGCAGCGGGGCGGTAAAGGAGAGCGGCTCACGGGTGGTCGGCTGGTGAAAGGAGAGTGTTGCAGCGTGCAGGGCCTGGCGCGGGAGCAGTTCGAGGAGGTTCCGGACGAACCCTTCACTCCGGCTGAACGGGAGCGTGCGGAGCGCTGCTCCGCCATAGGTTTCGTCACCGAGAATCTGGTGGCCGAGGTGCTGCATGTGAGCTCTGATCTGATGGGTTCTGCCTGTATGGAGGGTCAGCGAGAGCAGGGAAAACCAGTGAAGGTTTTCTGTTACAAGGTAGTCTGTGATTGCGGTTTTCCCGTCTTTGCCTTCGAAAGCAAAGTTGGCCATTACCTTCCGGTCCTTTTTCGAACGTCCGATATTGGTTGTTATGGTGCCGGATAGCGGTTCAGGCACTCCCCAGACAATCGCCTTATAGATTTTTACTACCTGCCGGTCAGCAAACTGGCGGGCAAGACGGTGAAGGGCCGTGGGATTTTTTGCCACAATGATGAGTCCCGAGGTGTTCTTGTCGAGCCGGTGCACGATACCCGGCCGGAGAGATGATTTGTCAAGCTCTTCAGCCCCGATGCCGATGTGGTGGAGGATGGCGTTTGCCAGTGTGCCGGTCCAGTTGCCGAAGGCCGGATGGACCACCATCCCCGGCTTTTTGTTGATCACCATCAGATCATCATCTTCATAGATGATATCGATCGGGATATCTTCAGGAGCCAGCTCAGGGGCCGGGGGGCGCAGAAAGGTGATCTGGATGGTATCGCATGACTTGATGCGGTAGTTCGATTTGACCCTCTTTTCATTGACCAGCACCCGTCCCTCTTCAATTGCCTCCTGTACCTTGTTGCGAGTCGCGTTTTCAACCTGCCGGGTCAGATACTGGTCGATGCGCATCGGCGTCTGGACACGGCTTACCTGCAGGGTAAGTTTTTTCGGTTCAAGCGGGAGTGGATCCGGCTCTGTGGATTCGTTTTTTATCGGCTGATTTTGCATTTTGTGAAACTTGAACGCGTCCTGCGGTAATGCCTGTTACAATAAACGGTGCTCCTGACTGCCGCGGAAATTGCCTGTAGAGCCGGTGCGGCAGATTTACTGAAGTGTCCACAAGTATACTAAAACCATACCACATCTTCTATGCATTCCACGCAACAGTTGCCTGAAGCGGAGGTTCTCAGGGTAGACCTGGCTGTAATCGGTTCCGGTCCAGGCGGTTATGAAGCGGCTCTTCGCGGGGCAAAGGCCGGCATGAAAGTCTGCATCATTGAAAAAGCAGCTCTCGGCGGTGTCTGCATCAACTGGGGCTGCATTCCTACCAAAGCACTGCTGAAGAGCGCTGAACTGTTTGAGTCGCTTAAAAATCCCGGCACCTTTGGTTTTTCGGTGAAAGAGGTCTCGATTGATCTGGCCGAAGCGATAAAACGGAGCCGCAATGTGGCGCTGAAAATGTCGAAAGGTGTGGCATTCATGCTTCGCCGTAGTGAGGTTGAGGTGCTGCAGGGCGAAGCGCGCTTCAGCTCGCCGAACGATCTTGACGTTTATCGTGAGGGTACGCGAGTCGCCAGAGTCCATGCCCGTCATATCATTATCGCATCCGGATCCCGTCCCCGCCTTTTTCCCGGTCTTGAGCCGGACGGCAACCATATTATTACCAGCCGTGAGGCTCTTGCCATGAAATCGCTTCCCGGCTCCATGATTGTGGTCGGCGGCGGTGCTATCGGTGTTGAGCTCGCATGGTTTTATGCTATGGCCGGAACCGCGGTGACTCTGGTGGAGATGATGCCCCGGCTGCTTCCCCTTGAAGATGAAGAGATCTCTGCCGTGCTTCTGCGTTCTTTTCAGAAAGCGGGGATCACGGTTGCTGTAGGAGCGAAACTGGAGGGTGTCAAAGCAACGGGGGAGGGGGTTACCGCTCTCCTTACCGTCGACGGCCGGGAGCCGCAGCCTCTCAGTGCCGACTATCTTCTTGTTGCAATAGGCGTAACCGGTAATTGCGCCGATCTCGGCCTTGAGCATGCCGGAGTGGAAAGTGCACGGGGATTTGTGGTGACAGACCCGCTCTGCCGGACAGCCGCCGGGCATATATTTGCTATCGGGGATGTCCGTGGCGGGATGCTTCTTGCGCACAAGGCTTCGGCTGAAGCGGCAATTGCCATCTCGGCCATAAAGGGCGGAACACCGGAGCCCCTTGAGGACTCGATGATCCCGCGCTGTGTCTATGCCGAGCCGTCGGTCGCAAGTATCGGTCTCAGTGAAAAACAGGCTGAAGAGCGCGGTTACAGCGTCAAGGTTGGCCGCTCAATGTTTGCCGCATCCGGAAAGGCCAATGCGTATGGAAATCTTGAAGGTCTGGTAAAGCTGGTATTCAATGCCGCCGATGAC
Proteins encoded in this window:
- a CDS encoding RluA family pseudouridine synthase, which codes for MQNQPIKNESTEPDPLPLEPKKLTLQVSRVQTPMRIDQYLTRQVENATRNKVQEAIEEGRVLVNEKRVKSNYRIKSCDTIQITFLRPPAPELAPEDIPIDIIYEDDDLMVINKKPGMVVHPAFGNWTGTLANAILHHIGIGAEELDKSSLRPGIVHRLDKNTSGLIIVAKNPTALHRLARQFADRQVVKIYKAIVWGVPEPLSGTITTNIGRSKKDRKVMANFAFEGKDGKTAITDYLVTENLHWFSLLSLTLHTGRTHQIRAHMQHLGHQILGDETYGGAALRTLPFSRSEGFVRNLLELLPRQALHAATLSFHQPTTREPLSFTAPLPEDMQSAIEKIRAVVEANSR
- the lpdA gene encoding dihydrolipoyl dehydrogenase, producing the protein MHSTQQLPEAEVLRVDLAVIGSGPGGYEAALRGAKAGMKVCIIEKAALGGVCINWGCIPTKALLKSAELFESLKNPGTFGFSVKEVSIDLAEAIKRSRNVALKMSKGVAFMLRRSEVEVLQGEARFSSPNDLDVYREGTRVARVHARHIIIASGSRPRLFPGLEPDGNHIITSREALAMKSLPGSMIVVGGGAIGVELAWFYAMAGTAVTLVEMMPRLLPLEDEEISAVLLRSFQKAGITVAVGAKLEGVKATGEGVTALLTVDGREPQPLSADYLLVAIGVTGNCADLGLEHAGVESARGFVVTDPLCRTAAGHIFAIGDVRGGMLLAHKASAEAAIAISAIKGGTPEPLEDSMIPRCVYAEPSVASIGLSEKQAEERGYSVKVGRSMFAASGKANAYGNLEGLVKLVFNAADDRLLGAHLIGHGAVELIGELTLARRLEVTAGLLAGTVHAHPTLSETIREAAESVLQE
- a CDS encoding prolyl oligopeptidase family serine peptidase, with protein sequence MTLRCSLIRLATLLLFIAATNSSLEAAAPKEDVFSSLEQNLVEEYYGIKVADPFRSFENTGDPLVQKWFRVQSETSRKTLQSIPGRSSLVEKMHEFDNRRSSKVYNLTITDNDRYFYLKERPEDETGRLYCRDRFEGKERLLFDARKYFAKSGKEYVISALYPSNDGSKVAIAVSADGSENSILLIMDVAAKKLYPERIDRCRFASPSWLPDNSGFLYNRLRPVTQSGQNPQSDSKTLLHRIGSNPSNDREILSRTLNPELHIKSEEIPAVEYEDKSGYLFANVSSVERRLTIYYAPVSELSKKKISWKSLFQPSDEIHDFAVTKNDIYLYTPKNAPRFTVLKTSLSNPDIQHAETVVPEDSTALLTSFALCSDAIYFTHSRHGVEAGLFRKEFTPGAAPGELELPFKTGTIHLSSKGFRFPDLWVIIAGWSHNSSRYRFDSVKHEFRKETLSSPVEYPEYRDLVVEELMVPSHDGVRVPLSVIYRKGVARDGKNPAFIYGYGAYGRSITPFFSPDMLLWTIRGGVLAFAHVRGGGELGNQWHTDGMKTTKSNSWKDLISCAEYLKAEGYTGAGKIAINGASAGGILVGKAMTERPDLFAAVIAQVGALNPLRGEETPNGPVNVPEFGTIKNPGECMALIEMDPYLSIKKRVAYPAALVTTGLNDPRVAAWQPGKFAARLQKATRSGKPVLFFADDKAGHGMGNTKTREFETLADVLSFALWQTGHPEFQIK